The Paraburkholderia megapolitana genomic sequence CGCGTGCAGTTCGTCGATCAGTTGACCGACGTGACGTACCGTCGACGGACGATCGCTTGCCCCGCGTCCCAGCCGGTCATAACGGAACACCGTGCAGTGCGCCGCAAGTGCGGACTGGATGGGTTGCCATTCGGCGCTCTCCGCGCCCAGGCCAGTTTCGAGCACGACGGTCGGAGCGCCGCCGTGCCCCGATACGGCATAGGCCATGCGGCCGGACGCCAGCGCGGCGAATTGCGGTTGTCATGGGTCATCGGGAATGGGGATAGTGCGAGACACGGCGTGGATACCGACATTACCTGTTATGTGCGACCTGATGATGGAACGCTCGATATCAGCGCTGCGCCACACGAAGTCTTGTGTCCGTCGAAAGCTGCAGGCTTGCCGTCCACGATCACGTCCGGATCACCTTCAATGATGACGCAACTCTGGTGGCCAGCTATCGGACAGATGCACAGATCCCCGATACGGGCCACCGGGCGCTCCATGACCTGACTGGTGGTGCTCCCCGTGGTCACCACACCGCCATGGCTCGTTGCATCGCCTACACGGATGATGCCTCGCATTAAATTTCGCTCCTAGTACGAATAGCCTTGTCCCTTGTAGTCCGTATCGAGACGACGCCCCCACCACGGCAGGTATGCATTATTCTCACCACGCGCGCGAAACCAGTCGCTGTCCGGATTGATTGGCGTCAATTTCGACGGCGGAACAATCACGACCGCCGTCGGGTGTTCGGCATCTGTGGTGCCAGCAACCAGTACGTTACCGCCCAGGTGATTTGCTCGACCAATCGCCAGCGCGACGTCGGTAAGCGCCGTACCAGCGCCCATCTCGCCCAACAGTGCAGGCGTGTTAAACGTCTGTTTCTGGTAGTCGAATTCCGGCAAGGTTTCAGTCAGTGTCTGTGAGAGGGAACCAAGACGTGCTGAGGCCGCATCGTTACCCTTGCCTGCGTCGTGGATCACGTAGTGAATGTCGGTCGGCGAGACATTTGCGTTGCGCGCTGCCTCCGTGATCGTCGCCTTCCACGCCTGCACCGTACGAGTTGTTCCGGCCTTCGCTTCAAAATCTTTCACGTTGCCGCTTGCCGCTTTACCGATCCAGGCGAGTGGCACACGTTCGGTCTTCATAGACGGCCCCGCCAGAATCAGGAGCACCATATTCTCGTTAATCTGAGCGTCTTTCGGTGGAAAGCTCGGTGCATCCCAGTTCATTACCCACACACTTTCCTGGGGATGAGTTTGCAGGTAGTCGAGGGCCGCATTCAGCGACGTAAAGCCCGCGTTGGGACCACCGGCCGTAACGTGCACATCGGGTGGCGTATCTTTGCTCCACAAGTCCTTGAACGACGAATTTCCGATTTTGAACTTGCCAACTATCCGACTGCGCAGGTACGCGTTTGTCTCGTCCACACTAAGGCGATTCTTGGGGATCGCATACTCGACGTGGATACCGGCTAGCTCACGCCACTTCCTTCGGTCATCCGATTGCACCGTGTAAAAGTAGTTCGGGTTCGTCACATAGGGCTCACCGAACAGCGCCAATAGCTTGTCGACATACTTCTCCTGGAATCCCTGGAAAGTCTCCTCCCCACCTACTCCGTTGGCAATCCCCGCCACAGACTGAAGCGACGTAAATGCAGCCGGTTTGGTTCGGACCATATCGTCATTCCTGTTGGCCTTGACCAGTCCGAGTGTCCACAACAGTTGCCATTCGGTAGGGTAATCGCGACGCTGCAGCGGATTGAGCCATTCGAGACCCACGACCTGAGCCACAAACGGCGATGCGGACGAGACTGTTGCAGCCTCCTGAGTTGTATTCGCCGGTGTGGCAGCCATCGCGGGCCGGCTCGCCAGCGCGGTAGTAAAAGCGAAGAAAGCTGTCGCCAGCAAAGCGGGGACGCCTATGAGACGTGTAAACACTTGTGTAGTGCTCCATGTCGGCGTTCGCATTATGTCCGCCCGGAAGACGGAAGACTCGAAATCAACACAGCGCCGCATGACGTTTTGTGACCCTCGAACGAGGCGGCCACACCGTCGATCTGGAAATCACCGTCACCTTCAGCAATTACCACGGCGCCGTGCATTGGGCACGTGCAGAGATCACTTTTGCGGGCGGGCGCACGCCCCATGACTTCGCTGTTCGGTGCGCCGGTTTCGACAAGTCCTCCGTGGCTATGGGTGTCGCCAACCC encodes the following:
- a CDS encoding PAAR domain-containing protein, with translation MRGIIRVGDATSHGGVVTTGSTTSQVMERPVARIGDLCICPIAGHQSCVIIEGDPDVIVDGKPAAFDGHKTSCGAALISSVPSSGRT
- a CDS encoding virulence factor, with the translated sequence MRTPTWSTTQVFTRLIGVPALLATAFFAFTTALASRPAMAATPANTTQEAATVSSASPFVAQVVGLEWLNPLQRRDYPTEWQLLWTLGLVKANRNDDMVRTKPAAFTSLQSVAGIANGVGGEETFQGFQEKYVDKLLALFGEPYVTNPNYFYTVQSDDRRKWRELAGIHVEYAIPKNRLSVDETNAYLRSRIVGKFKIGNSSFKDLWSKDTPPDVHVTAGGPNAGFTSLNAALDYLQTHPQESVWVMNWDAPSFPPKDAQINENMVLLILAGPSMKTERVPLAWIGKAASGNVKDFEAKAGTTRTVQAWKATITEAARNANVSPTDIHYVIHDAGKGNDAASARLGSLSQTLTETLPEFDYQKQTFNTPALLGEMGAGTALTDVALAIGRANHLGGNVLVAGTTDAEHPTAVVIVPPSKLTPINPDSDWFRARGENNAYLPWWGRRLDTDYKGQGYSY
- a CDS encoding PAAR domain-containing protein — its product is MRGIIRVGDTHSHGGLVETGAPNSEVMGRAPARKSDLCTCPMHGAVVIAEGDGDFQIDGVAASFEGHKTSCGAVLISSLPSSGRT